The genome window CGCGCGATCCGCGCGCCGCCGCCGGCCTGGACGAGGAAGCCCTGTTCGAGCGCTGGCAAGACCTGCGCAGCGGCTATGCGCAAAGCAAATGGGTGTCCGAGCGCCTGCTGCGCGCCGGCAGCGCGCGCGGCCTGCCGTTCGCGGTGTATCG of Salifodinibacter halophilus contains these proteins:
- a CDS encoding polyketide synthase, giving the protein RDPRAAAGLDEEALFERWQDLRSGYAQSKWVSERLLRAGSARGLPFAVYRPTHISGDSATAAGNDRDTWSLFVDACLRHRCVPDIE